The Henningerozyma blattae CBS 6284 chromosome 9, complete genome DNA segment CAGACATTGCCGCATTGGGCAACAATTGCGGCTGCGGATCGGCATGCAAATCGGAATTGGGATTGTTGGTGCTGGAATCTGTGGTGTTTGCAGAATGGGTGGATAGGAACCTACAACGGAAGCCCATGGGACAGTACCCCAGGGTGGAGAAGTTGGGACAAGTGGGGAAATATGACGTGATGATTTCTGGTTTCTTTAACGACAAGTATTTGGAAACATCATGTTCATGACGACAAGTCTCACGGCGAGGGCACGTGGTCTGGCCCAGGACCAGGTTGGGACACAATGCGTTTTGTTCTTTGGGTTGTCTATTGTCACGGTCTTTATTCTGGCCTCTACGTTTTTTggcttttgcttttgctttgGCGTTGCCACCCTCATTAGCATTGTCAGGGTTGACAGCGCCAGCGGCACCTTCACCGTCTTTCAACGGGTCGTTTGCAACCCTAAACTGGGGCAGCACACGTGCGGTTCCAGGCTGTTCGGTTAGGGCTCGTTTCGAGGCCTCGTTGGGCTGCTCGCCTTCCAGGGCACGTTTTGCGGGCAGACAGGGTTCAATTTTGCTCTCACTCTTGCTCTCGCTTGTAGTTCCGGACAGCCCCAGCGGTTTGTTTTCGGACATGGCTTCGCGTCTTTATCTTCTGTCTTGCTCTGTGGCCTGTCCTTTTTCGCATTGCTGTGTTTTGTGTTGCCGGCCACTTTTTATACGCGTGGGCATGGCCAGTTTTACCCGGGCGCGAGAGCCGGACACCACGGCCCACCCGGACACCACGGCCCTGTCCGGGTGGAGCATGTCACCCGCACACGCCGGCTGCCGGCTGCTGTCCGCCCGGACACCCTGTCTGTCCGGCCCCAGCTGGCATCGCTTCGCAACGCTTCGCAACGCTGTGCTTCCCAGCATTGCTCAGCACCGTCGCGCAGTATATAACTGTGCGGCCTGCGCCCGGCCCAGCCCCCCAGCAGCCCCCCACCCATGTTCTCCGCGACGCTCCACGACCCAGCCGCCGAGCCTGAGGCCTCTCACGTGGCCTCTCATGTTTCTCATGTTGCCTCCCATCTAGCTCCTTCTGTCTCTCACGTGCCTTCTCACTCTTCTCACATCTCTATTACTAATCCAAGTGTAGCTACAAATACAAGCACAAATACAAGCACAAACACAAACACAAGCACAAGCACAAGCACAAGCACAAGCACAAGCACAAGCTCAGGACCAAACTCTTTCAGCAATACTTCCCCCCACATCACCATTGCTCCCCCCACTCCTCACACGCCAACGACAATGGCCACTCCAACACAAACGCCTCATCAGAGTAGTTCTGCCATCGATATAACCGGCACAGCTGTCCGTCGTGATTCTATACTCCATGCCCAAGGAATGGGCGGTGTTACCTGGGGGTCTCTGGCCATTGGATCTTGGCTTCGTGATGAAGTCCAATTCCATGCTACGTTGCGCCAGTCTCGTAAGAATAGTATATTGGGAGGACTCCCGCACGATTCTCGACGCTCATCCCATCTGGGTCTAAATATCAACAATCAATATACGCAAGCCACCACGGCACCCGCAACAACAGGCTTCTTACAATCTCACAACTCTCACAATGCCTTTCTTTCGAATTTGGAAAAACAGTATTGTAAAGATTATTCCTGTTGTGGCGTATCCTTGCCAGGCTTGCACGATTTATTAAGACATTACGAAGAAGCCCACATCACTGGTGCCAATGCCACTACAACCTCCACTACTAGTATAAACATCGGCAACGGCACTTCAAACTCATCTGCCAACAACACCATCAACAACACATCGTcttcctcctcctcctccgCCGCCGCCGCCGCCGCTCAAGTGCGTAGCAGGCAAAACACACTTTTCGATAACTATTCCTTACAAAATAAACCTCATTCCAATCCACGTTCTCGTCACAAGAAAAATTCCGTTTCTTATGCTCCAACAACAAACTCAAATCTAGTCGATACAATCGCCACCAACGAAGTGTTTTTGCAATTGAACAAGAAGGTCAAATTACCAGATATCACCACTCAACCTCCTGAATTCGATTTCGACTTTGTATCGCCCGATTCCCCACATGACCAACCCTCCCTTCACCCTCCTCCTCCGTCTTTCCCCACGCTCATGCACACCACCGATCCCTTTACAACAAATACCAATACCACTATCCGACCTCAATCCAATAAGATGATGTTTGATGAGAGTGTGGATGTGCATGGCGACGTTGATGTTGACGAGGTCGACGACGATGACGACGATGACGACGACGATGAACAAGATGATGACCCTTTCTCTAAGCATACCCCGTTGAAGTCTAAACCTGCAATAGATCCACCACATGCAAAGAAACAGTACAACGGGTATATAGACGATCCTGCAAGAAGATTATACGTGATGGACCGAGAAGAACACAAGCCGTTCAAGTGTCCTGTTATCGGCTGTGACAAGACGTATAAGAACCAAAACGGGTTGAAGTATCACAAGATCCATGGCCATCAAAACCAAAAATTACACGAAAACCAAGACGGCACGTTTACCATCATTGATCCGGACTCGAATGAACCGTTTCCTGATGGCATGGGCTATGAAAAGGATAAACCGTATAGATGTGAGGTCTGTGGTAAGAGGTATAAGAATTTGAATGGATTGAAGTATCATAGAGGGCATTCCACACATTAGCGATTGCGCGATTACGAGCAAAGCGCCTAGTGCGTTAGCAAGTGGttgttaataatttattttttttgattattagTCTGTGTGAGTCCGTGTGAATGTGCGTCTGCATGTGCGTCTGCGTCTGCGTCTGCGTCTGCATGTGCGTCTGCGTCTGCGTCTGCGTCTGCATGTGCGTCTGCATGTGCGTCTGCATGTCTGTGTTTAGTGACTATTTAGGACAATACCCTCCCCCCCCCCCCACCCTACGCTTACTTTGGTAGGcgtattcttttttttgatttcaCAAAATACAAAACAATTAGTTAGATCAAGTATTTAGTAACAAACACTTTGACCAagtattgtttttttagtCAGGACAAGGGGCAATTACTATGGAAGGACAAGTACTATGGAAGGACAAGTATTGTGACAGGGCAAGCACTGTGACAGGGCAAGTGCTGTGGAGAAACAGGTGCTGCAGAAGAGTCGCCTACTGTATTAGTAAGTAAACGATATATCGTACTATATACaagattatttataaacttatttttattactatgAAGATATATGCATATTTGGTTTTGgtatattatcaatttgtAATAAACAAAACGCTTTACCCGGATTTTTCATTGCCCAGAAAAGGCCGCACCatcataaaaaaagaaaagtaaaatgaaaacgaaaaaaagaaacaattaTCGAAGCACACGCGAGTATGCCGTCACCATGACGTCATTATTGCAACATACTTTATCAAGCACCGAAGTTTAGATCTGATCTCAAACCACCACGGATCTTAAAATTGCCGTTGTGCGAATCGGGAATCGCCGTTTGAGAATCTTATGTCAGGAATCATG contains these protein-coding regions:
- the SFP1 gene encoding zinc-coordinating transcription factor SFP1 (similar to Saccharomyces cerevisiae SFP1 (YLR403W); ancestral locus Anc_4.265); translated protein: MFSATLHDPAAEPEASHVASHVSHVASHLAPSVSHVPSHSSHISITNPSVATNTSTNTSTNTNTSTSTSTSTSTSTSSGPNSFSNTSPHITIAPPTPHTPTTMATPTQTPHQSSSAIDITGTAVRRDSILHAQGMGGVTWGSLAIGSWLRDEVQFHATLRQSRKNSILGGLPHDSRRSSHLGLNINNQYTQATTAPATTGFLQSHNSHNAFLSNLEKQYCKDYSCCGVSLPGLHDLLRHYEEAHITGANATTTSTTSINIGNGTSNSSANNTINNTSSSSSSSAAAAAAQVRSRQNTLFDNYSLQNKPHSNPRSRHKKNSVSYAPTTNSNLVDTIATNEVFLQLNKKVKLPDITTQPPEFDFDFVSPDSPHDQPSLHPPPPSFPTLMHTTDPFTTNTNTTIRPQSNKMMFDESVDVHGDVDVDEVDDDDDDDDDDEQDDDPFSKHTPLKSKPAIDPPHAKKQYNGYIDDPARRLYVMDREEHKPFKCPVIGCDKTYKNQNGLKYHKIHGHQNQKLHENQDGTFTIIDPDSNEPFPDGMGYEKDKPYRCEVCGKRYKNLNGLKYHRGHSTH